A single genomic interval of Lathyrus oleraceus cultivar Zhongwan6 chromosome 7, CAAS_Psat_ZW6_1.0, whole genome shotgun sequence harbors:
- the LOC127101873 gene encoding uncharacterized protein LOC127101873, whose protein sequence is MDDPKDFKDRFGRLLFVLYTDVEDGLLCTLVHFYDPVYRCFTFPDYQLFPTMEEYPYLLGMLVYDRVPFSGVEGILESRVIAEAIHLRKFDIDVNLTVKGDKLSHQYNTRANQLKKMDHLEQENRELRKEVTTLRGSYEMLTTMMETLVAAQNQPPPSPQTSLQRTVISKIVSTPIFMAPVSALQHYMPSGFPWGMPHNFMPEGYQPAVEVPMAQPVMSIPPLVVHGAPYVKEPIFHVDQSETVGVYERMDEF, encoded by the exons atGGATGATCCTAAGGATTTCAAAGACCGTTTTGGGAGACTTTTATTTGTTCTATATACTGATGTTGAGGATGGTCTTCTCTGTACTTTGGTTCATTTCTATGATCCTGTTTATCGGTGTTTCACTTTCCCCGATTATCAGTTATTTCCTACCATGGAGGAGTATCCTTATCTTTTAGGTATGCTAGTTTAtgatagagttccttttagtggagTGGAAGGGATTCTTGAGTCTCGAGTTATTGCTGAAGCTATTCACCTGAGGAAATTTGACATAGATGTCAATCTCACTGTCAAAGGAG ACAAGTTGTCTCACCAGTACAATACTCGAGCTAATCAACTAAAGAagatggatcatctagagcaagagaatcgtgaacttCGTAAAGAGGTGACTACTTTGAGGGGCAGTTATGAAATGCTTACTACTATGATGGAAACTCTGGTGGCTGCTCAAAATCAACCACCTCCTTCTCCTCAGACTTCGCTCCAGAGGACTGTGATTTCTAAAATTGTGTCTACGCCCATTTTTATGGCTCCAGTCAGTGCTCTGCAGCACTACATGCCTTCtggtttcccttggggcatgcctcataactttatgcctgaagggtatCAACCTGCTGTTGAAGTTCCTATGGCTCAACCAGTTATGTCAATACCACCTCTCGTAGTTCATGGTGCTCCTTATGTCAAAGAACCCATTTTTCATGTTGATCAGAGTGAAACTGTTGGCGTCTATGAAAGGATGGACGAGTTTTAA